TGACAATGAAACGTATTAAAAGAGTGCTCACTCAGGACGGTCATCCGGGTATTATAGACCTGCATTCTGCCAATCAGTATAATAAATCAGATGGCTTTATCAACAGCGGCATGCTCTATATGGAACATTTCCCTTACCTGAACAGGCTTTGGTTTGGAGAGTATTTTGATTATGAAAACAACAGCCCTGATTTCTTCCTCACAGAAGTGAGCGGCATTCCTTTCGGCCTTATGGGTGAGATGTTGCAGGACGGCGGTAATCCGTGGAGGGGCATGGTATATGGCATGACCAGCCGTATGCCATGGTCTGACAATGCAGATCCGCGGCCTATCTGGAAAGTGTGGGATGATTTCGGTATGCAGGGCACTAAAATGATTGGTTACTGGGTAGACAATAACCCGGTTAAAACCAATAACCCGCTGGTGCCGGCAACCATCTACAGGAAAGACGGTGCGGTATTGATATCGCTTGCCAGCTGGGCCAAAGAAGATACCACGGTACAGTTGAATATCGATTGGAAAGCACTGGGCATAGATCCTGCAAAGGCGGTGATCACGGCGCCGGACGTACGTAATTTCCAGCAGGGCCGTACGTTTGCCAAAGACGCGCAGATACCCGTCGCTAAAAACAAAGGCTGGCTGCTGATTGTGCGTTAGCCGGATATATATAATCAAAGCAAAGGCCCATTGACATTGGTCAATGGGCCTTTGCTTTGATTGATAGTATTAATAACGTTTCCCGGGAATATCTGTGCGGAAGGTTTCCACGCACTTACGGTCCTGTAGGGTAACATATACTGTTTTACCGTCTTTATCACCGAAGATAAGGTTGCTGCAGTTTTTGCCTTTGAGAGGAACTTCGCGGATAAGTTCTCCTTTGGGGGAGAAGACAGCAATCACGCCTTTGCCCCAGCGGGCTATATGCAGGTTACCAGCTTTGTCGCATTTCATGCCATCGAGGCCAAAGTCAGGGAAAGAGGTGAAAAGTGTTTTGTTGGAGATGTTGCCGTTTTTGTCCACATCATATTTCCAGACTTTGCGTTGGACACTTTCGTTGACGTAAAGTGTTTTTTCATCCGGGCTCAGTTCAATGCCATTTGTAGTGCCCATGCCGGTTTCCAGCAGTACGGCCTTGCGGTTGGGGTCTATGCGCCAGATCTGGCCGCCACTGGAGGCCCAGGCAGGATCTGAAGCGAAGATCTGATCCTTTTTATTGATGCAGAGGTCATTGGGCTGGTTAAACTGGCTGGAATGCACGTATGCGCTGATTTTGCGGGTTTTCATGTCTACCCGTAACACGTTATGTCCTTTGAAGTCGGGGAGAAACATATCTCCTTTGCTGTTGAAGTTGACACTATTGCCTACACTGCTGTCGGGCAGGCTCACGAATATTTCCCCTGCGCCTGTTTTGGTGTTGATCTTGCCCACAGTGCCGTCCCGCTGGAAGTTGACCACATAGAAATTACCGGCTTTATCGAAGTTGGGGCCTTCAATG
The Chitinophaga varians genome window above contains:
- a CDS encoding SMP-30/gluconolactonase/LRE family protein — protein: MKRHLSLMALMACHGLSTLAQHTDRPLYQARDLTAENMFSVNIEGPNFDKAGNFYVVNFQRDGTVGKINTKTGAGEIFVSLPDSSVGNSVNFNSKGDMFLPDFKGHNVLRVDMKTRKISAYVHSSQFNQPNDLCINKKDQIFASDPAWASSGGQIWRIDPNRKAVLLETGMGTTNGIELSPDEKTLYVNESVQRKVWKYDVDKNGNISNKTLFTSFPDFGLDGMKCDKAGNLHIARWGKGVIAVFSPKGELIREVPLKGKNCSNLIFGDKDGKTVYVTLQDRKCVETFRTDIPGKRY